The following DNA comes from Ooceraea biroi isolate clonal line C1 chromosome 11, Obir_v5.4, whole genome shotgun sequence.
GCGTACCGTTGCTGTACGCACCGGCGGTCACGTTACACTCTATGCGAATAATGTTCACGTTCATGATATTAACCGATACGTCCGATTCGTGCCATTTTCGCGGTTGCAATATCCGATTCGACGAGAATCCCAGTAGCGATCCAATGTTGTTCGGTTTCTTAAAGTTTATTCGATAGGCACACTTGATTTCGCTCCGTATCGTATTGTGATTAGCACGAAGCACTATCGGATACTCCTCATCATCGATGTTTTTGGCATTATCGCTGGAACCAGCTACGTGTCGTTCAATCGCACGCTTCAGATACTCATCTATGGCGTGTAGTTCGTACGATCCTTCGGGTATAGTAATTTCCTTGTCGTCTTTaccaaagtaaaatttattattcgaggAATTCACGTTCGGTATCGTGTAATACGTTTCAAAATCCATAAGTCCGAGCTCGTACCCATCATCGCTCAAATCAATCGCGGGAAAGTAGTTTACCGCGAAGGTGCTACTCTTCCCGGTTAGCGTAAGTGTCAGCGACATGTTCGAGCGAATACTGAGCGCCGATCGCGGAATGTTATGGTTTAAATGTTTTGCCAACCGTCTGGAGAAACTTCAGGCACAATTGTCCGCAAATGCTCTGATCGTACGTTTGATACGCGGTACGATTGTACTCAATTTTCACCGCGTTATGTCAGAGATAGCGCACCAAGTCCCTCGGTGGTCGAAGATTCCCAAAACtgtcaaaatatataacgCGATCTCCTCGCTTCGCATACGCTACCCAATGCGTGTCCGGGCCTTCCGCGTCATCCAAATTCACAATACCGCTCTCGTTTCGACCAACTCCGTCCATCGGTAGGGCATTACGCATAAATACACCTCTAAAAAACGGTATGCGCATACGATTAGCCAAGTTTTCCAATTGTATATTGGTGGTTATACCCGTAGGCATTCTTATCGTctttttgacgtttttttttcccaccattcttcttcttcgagaTACCCTTTCCACGCTTGTACGGAACGAGATAAAGTCCCTGACCTTCCATAGCGCGATTGTGACGGTGCATTTCGTCCAGCTGACGCCGCGCGGCCTTGTTGTCATTCACCGCTTTCGCGACTCCCGCTGCCCCCGCAGCCAACGATCCGATTACTCCCAGCAACGGCAGCAGTGGCAGGACACCGCCGCGTCTCGCTATCGGAAGCATTCGTTTCTTCGGTACTCTTCTGATAgtcatctttttcttcgtcttcaTACCCATGCCCAATTTGGTCTTGGTTTTCATAGCTATCCAAACTGTTGTAGcggcagctctctctctcagagTCGAATCCCTCGCGAAAATGCGTTCTCGCGCCCTTTCGGCGAGTATCTTATCCGCCGCGTGTCTGTTGTCAAGATCGTTGCTACGTAGGTACGCTATATTGTGCTCGCGACACACCGCGTCCAAGGAATTGATACCTCGATCGCCTCTAGCTAGACGTTCTTCCACACGAGTTCCAGGACCGCAAAACTGATAGCCCGGAATGTGCAGTTCGAAGGGAAGCGCGTTTATCGCACGATTCAGCAAACCTCCACCTCTCACTACCGTTTTTGGCATGCGTAACAATCTCTGATCAACGGTGCCAGACCGTCGATGTGCGTTTGCTGCCACGGTTGATTGTAATGTTCGCAACAGCGGCGATAAGTCTGCACCTCCGAATCCGCCTTTATATGGTCCGGAAGCTTGTTTCACACGCAGTCGATATAGTTCCAACACGCTCTCAACAGAACGATCTTCGGCACAAATTGTAACTGTTCAGCGGTTAAGTCGCGAATATCGGAAGGACATGACAGTGTGAAAAACATTGTGGTACTGATGGCTTTCGCGATTCCGCCAACCTATAAATAGTCGTTCGACTCCCCTCCTCCTAGCAAGTGTAAATATGAGATTCGTGCGACAACCGTTGACGATACGCGTCACAAATTTGGACGATAGAACGCGGGTACTATCGGAGAATGAGGTACGCAGACATGGAAAACTGTTGCCACACACGATACGTGCGATTGTTTGTGGGCCCTCGAATTGTGGCAAGACCAACGTGCTGATAAGTCTGTTGGAAAGTCCGCAcggtgtacgtttcgagaacgtgtacgtgtactcgaaaTCGTTGCAACAGCCCAAATATCGGTACTTGGAAAATGTATTGTCACCGATTGAAGAAATTGGCTACTTCACGTTCTCTAATAACAGTGACGTCATTCCACCAAGCGAGGCGCGTCCAAACTCGATCTTCGTCTTTGATGATGTGGCGTGCGATAAGCAGGATACTgtgagagaatactttgcgATGGGGCGACACTCGAACGTCGACTGTTTCTATCTCTGTCAGACGTATGCAAAGATATCCAAGCATcttatacgcgacaacgcgaacCTGCTGATCTTGTTTAAACAGGATGGTACCAACTTGAAACACGTGTACAACGATCACGTGAATACCGACATGCCGTACGATGATTTTTGCGCATTGTGTCGCAGTTGTTGGCAACGCAAATACGGTTTTGTAGTGATAGACAAGGACAGCGCGATCACTAATGGGCGGTATAGAAGTGGATTTAATGAGTTTGCGATACCACAAAGTGGTTAGTCACCGTTAATACGTGTTCAGTGAGCCATCCGTACCCCGGTACGACATGGCGACGTTCACTGGCGAAACAGATATTCAAGCGCGCGAGAGGATGGTGAAGGCAATTGCGAAAACCAGTGATTCAATCCGCAAGAAACATCGCGCTCTAAAGACTGGCACGATGGTGGAAGATGCAGCGTTGGAGAGACACTTTAGAccgaacaaatttttttgtcattctgtacgattgtttttaaggtcaaaatgacaaagtgaaaaatcattcatttttacgttatattcatccattttcagcatggttacatgttttcgaaaaaatttgggcaagtataccgttcaatagagcaaagtttcagctttaagaatccgttttttaaattgctgtgcgatgatttttaccggagttatgagcaatcaaagtaaacaatgccaatttttatttaatcggcgataactcagtaacaaaaactcgtagaaaaattaaaaaacagcgttttgtagggaatacttcaatcttttacaataaaaagtcgagaattttcgcagaattgtttttgatacgtgacagaccttcaaagtgaaaagaaatttcttattttgtccagttcgcagttttttgtatgtaaaaattaccaaacgtcacagaaatttaaactcatggcaaccgttcgaaagtagaagtttcaagctttaaaatcctttttttaaatttaaatttcgttcatttttaccaaagttacagctgcttgaagtttgcctattttttaagaaaagtttggtgttcctctaatttttgtgagtagtgtattaacaaaggaataaaaaaataaaatagtccACCTATTTCTTCGTCCtcatcctcgtcctcgtcgtcctcaTCCCCCTCATCATCCTCCTCATCTTCCTCCTCATCTTCCTCGTCCTCATCCTCGTCGTCCGTATCTtcgtcttcctcctcgtccgtatcttcgtcttcctcatcctcctcctctATCCTCGACCGTTTGTTCGGGCATATTTCTGAATCCTCTATCCATGTCCTCTTTCGCGCATATACTGGTTCTGAAAAGGCGCCACAGATTACATACTaccatgaaaaaaaggaaaaaatactCACCTATTTCCTCGTCCACAATTCGCAATCTTTTGCGAAACTCCTCTACCAAcacgtcctcctcctcctcctcctcgatcctcgctctcttcctatcatatattatttctgaaaCAAAGTCGTGTATTAGTAACAGAACGCAGTTGTATAAGAActgtaaaaattacatacaatATTCACCTACGTCATCATCGCCCCActgtttttccattatttcaAATAAGCGCCTCAGTTGGAAAATATCCGCGCCTTGGAAGATATGCAACATGTTGTCAAAATAGTTAGCGTAGTACTCCCTCTCCCTTCGCTCCCACCTCGTCCACTTCATGTGTTCGATGTTGATGAACCCTTTTATCGTCCGGAAATCCATGTTTTCGTCCACTTATAATTACTTGCACTCTTCACTTCTTGTGTACTTGCACACTCAAGACTCTTCGCTCGACTGCAGATTGACCGACTGAAAGCACGCTGCAAGCACCGGAGAGATGCTGCACAGTCAGCACTTAGACCCGCTAAGACAAAAGTGAGTTAGCGGTGTCCAAAGAGATTGTCGTGTCACTTCGAAGAACTTCGCGAGGCAggtcttattattataaattaaactgtACATCAACGAAACGAATCAGTCGTTCGTGTGCATCAACATGCCAATCAACAAGTTCGGTGTATTACTAGAAAGAAGGGAGACACCGATGAACAATCCGTATTATCAGTTCAGTGGAGTAGTGAGAAACTACGTACGTGAAAACGCATTGTGTCGCCATGCTGCTGATTTTGACGCACAGTCGCGCAAAATTCGTCGTGTAGCGTAGCCTGAGGCTGATACCGACGCTGTCAACAAACTATACGTGGAACAGTATGGTAAAGTGTTGCGGAATCAACATGCAGAATTTGAAAGAAAGCTGAGTATTGCGTTCGAGAAGGATACGCAAGCGTTATGGGCTGCGATAAAGGAACTTCGCCTCCTGCTGGCGACTACTGCATCAGAAACGACTAATAGAACGGCAACGAACGGATAATGAACAGTGCCGAACGGCTCACGAACGACACGGGTCTGGAACGGCGACGAACAGGACTGGAACAGCGACGAACGTGGCAAGAACGGCTCAAGAAAGGGTCTGGAACAGCGACGAACAGGGCAAGAACGGCTCTGGAAAGGCGTCGAACGTTTACAAACAGTTTGAGACATATAACTACACGCCTAACAGTCGTTGATTGTATCGCCAAAAACATGCGATCGCGAAAATCCGATGGATGTAAAAAGATTGTCAGTTCCGAGAAACGGCGACTCGTCGAGGAACTGCATGCTCCGGCGAGAAGAACTTTTCCACGAAGACGCGTCATTGTCTGCGGATACGATGACCTATGGCAAGCTGACATAGTGGAGATGCGCCCGtactcacgtttcaacaaagGCTACAATTATATACTCACAATTATAGACGTGTTGAGTAAGTATGTATGGGCCGTACCGCTCAAGAGTAAATGCGGGAGCGAGACAGCCGATGCGTTTGCAAAGCTATTTCGAAAGGATGGAAGATGTCCAAACAATTTGCATACTGACAGAGGAAAGGAATTCTACAATGCTGACGTGCAGCGGCTTCTGATGAAACATGATATCAATCACTATTCTACGTATTCACCCATGAAAGCCTCGGTCGTGGAATGGTTCACTCGTACGCTAAAGAACGACATGTGGAAAATGTTTACGCTCAATGGAAACTATAGATGGATCGACGAACTACAGCAGCTCGTTGCAAAGTACAACGCGCGAAAACATCGGACAATCGGTATGCGACCCATCGATGTAACGCCCAAGATCGCGGATAAACTCTTGGCTACGGTGTACAGCAACGTAAAGATTGCAGCCCCGGCGCGATTCACAGTAGGTGACTCGGTACGCGTCAGCAAGTACAAGACGGTCTTCGACAAGGGCTACACGCCAAACTGGACGACCGAGGTATTCAGAATCATCAAAGTGCAGACGACTAATCTCGCGATCTATCTCATCGAGGATTCGCGCGGCGTGCCAATCGCCGGAGGATTCTACGAACACGAATTGCATCGTGTTGCTAATCCGGACATATATCTCGTGGAAAAGGTTTTACGCAGGAAAGGTGCCGAGGTTTACGTGAAATGGTTGGGATTCGATGATTCGCACAATTCATGGATACACAAGGATAATGtagtttagaaatatatttcgtattgTAGTGGAATATCTACGACAAAAACTATATACAATATCATATGAACATTACAAAACCTGTATTTCCTATCTACGCTAAGTACACACACTATTTACAATGGTATCCGATAATGTCCCCATGGTAACGTGTCGTTAGAACCGGCTATACCATAACGCTTATCGTCGTACGGACTTAGAGCGATTTTCGGCTCTGACATAGTGTACACTTCATGCAATTTTGATCTTATGCATGATTGGCGTCGCGTCACTTCCGTATGATCTTTCAGACACCGCGTGTAGTCTTCAAATGTTATCGCTTTCGATACGATATTACTCTTGACACCTTTCGCTTTTTTGGTGTCTTTCCTACCGGCCACTCTCACAGCGTACATCTTCGCTCTAAGCCCGACGAACTCTGTCATTATCGCGCCGTTGTTTTCGTCCTTCATCAAACCGGGTACCTTTTTATTTGCGAGTGGCATTCCATATGCATTATCGACCTCGTAATCGCTCGTATCGAATCTCGCAACATCATGTTTCATTTGCTCGTACACGTCGTCGCACTCAATATGGTAAATTAAACTATCCGTATccgtgtacatgatcttgcATTTTTCGCGATAAAGAGGTACCATATACTCGTGATGAAATTCGTACAAACACGTCTTGGATATGTCGAGTATGTACATACCCACGTAGATTGGTTTGTTGAATTTCACCTGGAGTTTGCGTAGTTCAATCGCGACCAGGTTTTCCGAAAAGACGCTCCGGCTATGGAAATTTGGTTTAGCGATCAGTGCCTCCGCACCGTACCTTCCGTTCCATTTCGTTACAAGCTTTACATCCATATGATTGCGTACATTTTCCATAGTTTTTCCAAATACCGcgttgttcatcaatttgtacaaatttttttcgaaatcatTAGTCGCGCGCATTCGAAATTGTGTATTGAGTTCAATGTACCTACGAAACCATGCGGATTGCGCAAATTGTAATAcgcgatgaatttttattatccgcAGACCGTGACGCGTACACTGCTGCAGGTTGCGATAGTGTATCACGTAACGTTCCTTATCATATAACGTTGCGAGCAACTTGTCCTGGCGCTTGCCCGGCAGCTTATCGCGCGTCGGACAGAATGGTAGGTCAGTGTGAGCATCGTGCAGATGCTGTGGATATTCGAGATCGACCTTGAGAATGTAACCGGTGGACAAATCAGGAGCGATAGAGTTCACGTCGAAGTCCGAGACGTCGTCGACCCATTGAAAATCTGCATAGGGCAGAGGTTGAGACATTGCCCaacc
Coding sequences within:
- the LOC113562966 gene encoding uncharacterized protein LOC113562966 — its product is MNSAERLTNDTGLERRRTGLEQRRTWQERLKKGSGTATNRARTALERRRTFTNSLRHITTRLTVVDCIAKNMRSRKSDGCKKIVSSEKRRLVEELHAPARRTFPRRRVIVCGYDDLWQADIVEMRPYSRFNKGYNYILTIIDVLSKYVWAVPLKSKCGSETADAFAKLFRKDGRCPNNLHTDRGKEFYNADVQRLLMKHDINHYSTYSPMKASVVEWFTRTLKNDMWKMFTLNGNYRWIDELQQLVAKYNARKHRTIGMRPIDVTPKIADKLLATVYSNVKIAAPARFTVGDSVRVSKYKTVFDKGYTPNWTTEVFRIIKVQTTNLAIYLIEDSRGVPIAGGFYEHELHRVANPDIYLVEKVLRRKGAEVYVKWLGFDDSHNSWIHKDNVV